One Hippocampus zosterae strain Florida chromosome 4, ASM2543408v3, whole genome shotgun sequence genomic window carries:
- the ist1 gene encoding IST1 homolog isoform X2, which yields MMPGGFKSERLRVNLRLVINRLKLLEKKKTELAQKARKEISEYLSSGKDERARIRVEHIIREDYMVEAMEILELYCDLLLTRFGLIQSMKELDPGLQEAVSTLIWAAPRLQSEVVELKMVSEQLCVKYSKEYGKLCRTNQIGTVNERLMHKLSVEAPPKILVERYLIEIAKNYNVPYEPDAMVRPEVSCDEADLIDMNNDKKSGGGGGRGGGGGGGGGGGFTAPAMPMPMPMPMPMPTPFNYPTPKGIDDLKHSLPSQAIGPSPQLYDNNALPELPSVPDTLPATSFSGNNTTSEDIDFDDLTRRFEMLKKKT from the exons ATGATGCCAGGAGGCTTCAAATCTGAGAGACTAAGAGTCAACCTTCGGCTTGTCATCAACCGACTCAAGCTtcttgagaaaaagaaaa CTGAGCTCGCTCAAAAGGCTCGAAAGGAGATCTCAGAATACCTGTCGTCAGGAAAAGATGAGCGGGCGCGTATCCGTGTGGAGCACATCATCAGAGAGGACTATATGGTTGAAGCCATGGAGATCCTGGAGCTTTACTGTGACTTGCTGCTGACACGATTTGGCCTCATTCAGTCGATGAA GGAGTTGGATCCAGGATTACAAGAGGCAGTGTCCACTCTTATCTGGGCAGCTCCTCGACTTCAGTCAGAGgttgttgaattaaaaatg GTATCAGAACAGCTCTGTGTCAAATATAGCAAGGAGTATGGCAAGTTGTGCAGGACAAACCAGATTGGAACAGTCAATGAAAGG CTGATGCACAAGCTGAGTGTGGAGGCTCCCCCCAAGATCTTGGTGGAACGCTACCTGATTGAGATAGCCAAGAACTATAATGTGCCGTATGAACCTGACGCCATGGTCCGG CCTGAGGTGAGTTGCGATGAAGCGGACCTGATTGACATGAACAATGACAAGAAgtcaggagggggaggaggaagaggaggcggaggtggaggaggaggaggaggtggtttCACAGCTCCCGCCATGCCAATGCCCATGCCCATGCCCATGCCTATGCCTACACCGTTCAACTATCCAACTCCCAAAGGA ATTGATGACCTAAAACACTCTCTTCCTTCTCAGGCCATTG GTCCCTCGCCACAGTTATATGACAACAACGCTCTCCCAGAACTTCCCTCGGTCCCGGACACGCTCCCGGCAACCTCCTTCAGCGGGAATAACACAACTTCGGAAGACATCGACTTTGATGACCTCACGCGACGCTTTGAGATGCTGAAGAAGAAGACTTAG
- the ist1 gene encoding IST1 homolog isoform X1 yields the protein MMPGGFKSERLRVNLRLVINRLKLLEKKKTELAQKARKEISEYLSSGKDERARIRVEHIIREDYMVEAMEILELYCDLLLTRFGLIQSMKELDPGLQEAVSTLIWAAPRLQSEVVELKMVSEQLCVKYSKEYGKLCRTNQIGTVNERLMHKLSVEAPPKILVERYLIEIAKNYNVPYEPDAMVRPEVSCDEADLIDMNNDKKSGGGGGRGGGGGGGGGGGFTAPAMPMPMPMPMPMPTPFNYPTPKGEPFNPAVGSYNSFPHPVGGGQPPQLPTSPPTYESIDDLKHSLPSQAIGPSPQLYDNNALPELPSVPDTLPATSFSGNNTTSEDIDFDDLTRRFEMLKKKT from the exons ATGATGCCAGGAGGCTTCAAATCTGAGAGACTAAGAGTCAACCTTCGGCTTGTCATCAACCGACTCAAGCTtcttgagaaaaagaaaa CTGAGCTCGCTCAAAAGGCTCGAAAGGAGATCTCAGAATACCTGTCGTCAGGAAAAGATGAGCGGGCGCGTATCCGTGTGGAGCACATCATCAGAGAGGACTATATGGTTGAAGCCATGGAGATCCTGGAGCTTTACTGTGACTTGCTGCTGACACGATTTGGCCTCATTCAGTCGATGAA GGAGTTGGATCCAGGATTACAAGAGGCAGTGTCCACTCTTATCTGGGCAGCTCCTCGACTTCAGTCAGAGgttgttgaattaaaaatg GTATCAGAACAGCTCTGTGTCAAATATAGCAAGGAGTATGGCAAGTTGTGCAGGACAAACCAGATTGGAACAGTCAATGAAAGG CTGATGCACAAGCTGAGTGTGGAGGCTCCCCCCAAGATCTTGGTGGAACGCTACCTGATTGAGATAGCCAAGAACTATAATGTGCCGTATGAACCTGACGCCATGGTCCGG CCTGAGGTGAGTTGCGATGAAGCGGACCTGATTGACATGAACAATGACAAGAAgtcaggagggggaggaggaagaggaggcggaggtggaggaggaggaggaggtggtttCACAGCTCCCGCCATGCCAATGCCCATGCCCATGCCCATGCCTATGCCTACACCGTTCAACTATCCAACTCCCAAAGGA GAACCGTTCAATCCAGCCGTTGGGTCTTACAACAGCTTCCCGCACCCCGTGGGCGGAGGGCAGCCCCCTCAACTGCCCACTTCTCCCCCCACATACGAGTCC ATTGATGACCTAAAACACTCTCTTCCTTCTCAGGCCATTG GTCCCTCGCCACAGTTATATGACAACAACGCTCTCCCAGAACTTCCCTCGGTCCCGGACACGCTCCCGGCAACCTCCTTCAGCGGGAATAACACAACTTCGGAAGACATCGACTTTGATGACCTCACGCGACGCTTTGAGATGCTGAAGAAGAAGACTTAG
- the ist1 gene encoding IST1 homolog isoform X3, with the protein MVEAMEILELYCDLLLTRFGLIQSMKELDPGLQEAVSTLIWAAPRLQSEVVELKMVSEQLCVKYSKEYGKLCRTNQIGTVNERLMHKLSVEAPPKILVERYLIEIAKNYNVPYEPDAMVRPEVSCDEADLIDMNNDKKSGGGGGRGGGGGGGGGGGFTAPAMPMPMPMPMPMPTPFNYPTPKGEPFNPAVGSYNSFPHPVGGGQPPQLPTSPPTYESIDDLKHSLPSQAIGPSPQLYDNNALPELPSVPDTLPATSFSGNNTTSEDIDFDDLTRRFEMLKKKT; encoded by the exons ATGGTTGAAGCCATGGAGATCCTGGAGCTTTACTGTGACTTGCTGCTGACACGATTTGGCCTCATTCAGTCGATGAA GGAGTTGGATCCAGGATTACAAGAGGCAGTGTCCACTCTTATCTGGGCAGCTCCTCGACTTCAGTCAGAGgttgttgaattaaaaatg GTATCAGAACAGCTCTGTGTCAAATATAGCAAGGAGTATGGCAAGTTGTGCAGGACAAACCAGATTGGAACAGTCAATGAAAGG CTGATGCACAAGCTGAGTGTGGAGGCTCCCCCCAAGATCTTGGTGGAACGCTACCTGATTGAGATAGCCAAGAACTATAATGTGCCGTATGAACCTGACGCCATGGTCCGG CCTGAGGTGAGTTGCGATGAAGCGGACCTGATTGACATGAACAATGACAAGAAgtcaggagggggaggaggaagaggaggcggaggtggaggaggaggaggaggtggtttCACAGCTCCCGCCATGCCAATGCCCATGCCCATGCCCATGCCTATGCCTACACCGTTCAACTATCCAACTCCCAAAGGA GAACCGTTCAATCCAGCCGTTGGGTCTTACAACAGCTTCCCGCACCCCGTGGGCGGAGGGCAGCCCCCTCAACTGCCCACTTCTCCCCCCACATACGAGTCC ATTGATGACCTAAAACACTCTCTTCCTTCTCAGGCCATTG GTCCCTCGCCACAGTTATATGACAACAACGCTCTCCCAGAACTTCCCTCGGTCCCGGACACGCTCCCGGCAACCTCCTTCAGCGGGAATAACACAACTTCGGAAGACATCGACTTTGATGACCTCACGCGACGCTTTGAGATGCTGAAGAAGAAGACTTAG